Part of the Crossiella cryophila genome, GCGGGCCGAGCACGGCGGCACGGCCTGGCGGCTGGCCGAGATCGACGGCGGTGTCGCGGAGATCACTCGACGGCTCGGCGGGCCGGTGTCCGCGGATCGGGTGCCGGTGCGCGCGTCGCGACCGCTGCCCCCTGGTCCGCTGCCGGACGGGCGCCTGGTCGTGGGTGCGCCGCTGGGGCGGTTGGACTCGGACCAGTCCGGCGCGCTGCTCGCGGCGGAGCGGGTGCGGCTGACGCCGTGGCGCGGTCTGGTGCTGCCGCGGACGATCACGTTGGGACACGGGCTGATCACCGATCCTGACTCGCCATGGCACGCGGTCACCGCCTGCACCGGCCGCCCCGGCTGCGCCAAATCCCTGGCCGACGTGCGCGCCGACGCGGTGCGGCACCTCGGCTTGCCCGGCGGGCCGGTGCACTGGTCGGGTTGCGCCCGGCGGTGCGGGCGGCCGCGCGGCGCGATCGACGTGCTGGCCACCGCGGACGGTTACCTGGTCGACGGACAACGGCACGAGGACACGGCAGCGGCGATCGACGCGGCCCGGAGGAAGCAGCAGTGACCGAGTACATCAAGGACGGCAAGGAGATCTACCGCCGCTCCTTCGCCACCATCCGCGCCGAGGCCGACCTGGCCGGGTTACCGCCGGATGTGGCGCGGGTGGCGGTGCGGATGATCCACGCCTGCGGCATGGTCGACCTGGTCGCGGACCTCGGCCACTCCCCCGGTGTGGTCGCCTCCGCGCGCGCCGCACTGGCGGCCGGGGCGCCGATCCTGTGTGATGCCAACATGGTCGCGGCCGGGGTGACCCGCCGACGGCTGCCCGCGGACAACGAGGTGCTGTGCTTCCTGGGCGATCCACGGGTGCCGGAACTGGCCGCGTCCATGGGCAACACGCGCAGTGTGGCGGCCCTGGAACTGTTGCGGGACAAGCTCGGCGGGGCGGTGGTGGCGATCGGCAACGCGCCGACCGCGTTGTTCCACCTGCTGGAGATGATCGCCGGCGGCGCACCGAAACCCGCCGCGGTGCTGGGCATCCCGGTGGGGTTCATCGGCGCGGCCGAGTCGAAGGAAGCCTTGGCCGCCAACGGTCTTGGGCTGGAGTACCTGGTGGTACGGGGCAGGCGGGGCGGCAGCGCGATGACCGCCGCCGCGATCAACGCGATTGCGAGTGACGAAGAGTGAGTGATCTGGGACGGCTGTACGGCGTCGGGCTCGGCCCTGGCGACCCGGAGCTGGTGACGGTCAAGGCGGCCCGGCTGATCGGCGCGGCGGACGTGGTGGTCTTCCACAGCGCGCGGCACGGGCGCAGCATCGCCCGCGGCATCGCCGAGCCCTACCTGCGGCCCGGCCAGATCGAGGAACAGCTGATCTACCCGGTGACCACCGAGGACACCGAGGACTACCAGGGCCAGATCGACCAGTTCTACGCCGAGAGCGCCGAACGCCTGGCCACACACCTGTCCGCCGGACGCGACGTGGTGGTGCTCGCCGCCGGGGATCCGTTCTTCTACGGCTCCTACATGCACATGCACAAGCGGCTGGCCCACCGGTTCCCCACCGAGGTCGTGCCAGGGGTGACCTCGGTCAGCGGCGCCGCCGCCGTGCTCGGACGGCCCCTCGTCGAGCGCGATGAGGTGCTCACCGTGCTGCCCGGCACGCTGCCGCAGGAGGAATTGGCCGAATGGCTGGCCACCACCGACTCGGCGGCGATCATGAAGCTGGGCCGGACCTTCGGCGCGGTGCGCGAGGCCCTGCACGCGGCCGGCCGTCTGGACGACGCCTGGTACGTGGAGCGGGCCACCACCGGACGGCAGCGGGTCGCCCCACTGTCCGAAGTGGACCCCGAGGGCGTGCCCTACTTCTCCCTCGCCCTGCTGCCCAGCCAGGCGCACGACACCATCGAGTCCACCCCCGCCGAATCCGCCAAGGGACCCGGCGAGGTGGTCGTGGTCGGCCTCGGCCCCGCAGGCCGGGAATGGCTGACCCCACAGGCCCAGGACGCCCTCGCCACCGCCGACGAACTCGTCGGCTACGGCCCCTACCTGGACCGGATCCCGCCCAACCCACGCCAGCGCCGCCACCCCTCGGACAACCGGGTCGAGGCCGAACGCGCCGCCTTCGCCCTGGACCTGGCCAAATCCGGCTCCCGGGTCGCGGTCATCTCCTCCGGCGACCCCGGGGTGTTCGCGATGGCCAGCGCCGTACTGGAGGTCGCCGGGGAGGAGCAGTTCGCCGAAGTGCCGGTGCGAGTGCTACCCGGCCTGACCGCCGCACACGCGGTGGCCAGCCGCGTCGGCGCCCCCCTCGGCCACGACTACTGCGTACTCTCCCTGTCCGACCGCCTCAAGCCATGGGAGATCATCGAATCCCGCCTGGCCGCCGCGGCCGCCGCCGACCTGGTGATCGCGATCTACAACCCAGCCTCACGCACCCGCACCTGGCAGGTCGAATCAGCCAGGAAAACCCTCCTGGAACACCGCTCCCCAGACACCCCCGTGGTGATCGGCCGAGACGTCGGCGGCCCCGAGGAGTCAGTACGCGTCGTACGCCTGGCCGACCTCGACCCGTCCACTGTGGACATGCGCTGCCTGTTGCTGATCGGCTCCTCCACCACCAGGTTCCGCACCGGCCCATCCGGCGAACCAGTGGTGTTCACCCCACGCCGCTACCCCGCCTGACCCACTCCACCGCCGCCGCCACGGTCGCCACCGTGTCGGCGGCGGGCACCGGCGGCCGCCGCACGATCACCACCGGCACGCCGAGTCGCCGAGCCGCGGTGAGCTTGGCCGCGGTCTGCTCGCCACCGCTGTCCTTGGTCACCAACACCTCGATCCGCTGCCGCCGCAACAACTCCAGCTCACCGTCCACTGTGTACGGACCCCGGTCGAGCAGGATCTCCACGTTGTCCGGGTGATTTTCCGGCGGGTCGACCGAACGACTCAAGAACCACAGCTCCGGATTGGCAAAGGCAGGCAAATCCCGCCGCCCAGTGGTGAGCAACACCCGCCGCCCCACCGAGGGCAACAACGCGGCCGCCTCGCCAATCGACGACACCCAGTGCCACCGATCCCCCACCTGCTCGGTCCACCCCGGCCGACGCAAAACCAACAACGGCAACCCGAGTTCCGCGGTCGCGGCGGCGGCGTTGCCGGTCATGATCGCGGCGAACGGGTGGGTGGCGTCCACCACCAGATCCACCGCCCGCTCCCGCAACCAGTCCACCAGCCCCCGCACCCCACCAAACCCACCGACCCGCACCTCCCCCACAGGCAACAACGGCTCCCGAACCCGCCCCGCCAGCGAGGAAACCACCCGAAGCCCGTCCACCTCACCCAGCGCCACGGCTAGCCGCCGAGCCTCCCCCGTACCACCAAGAACCAAAACCACCCGCGCAACCACACCCCCACCTTAGATGCCTACGACCAGAACGGCGGAGTGTTGGCCGCTGTGGTACGGGGTGTTGGCCGTTGTGGATAGGCGAAGCCGTCGACAACGGCCAACACCCCGTACGACAACGGCCAACACTCCGCGGCGCTAGGTCGGTCGAACCGTCAAGGTCTCCCCAACCCGAAGAGACACCTGCCGCCGCCACCCCCCAGCCCGCAACTCCGTGCTCGTCCCCCCAACACTCCGCACCACCGCGCTCGTCACCTTCCCGTTGCGCCAGGCCAGATCCACCTCGAACCCGCCCTTGGCCCCGATCCCGGTGACCCGCCCCTGCTTCGCCCACGCCCCGGGCAGCGCCGGCAGGAACTCGATCACGCCCGGCCGGGAGTACAGCAGCATCTCCAGCATCGCGGTGGGTGCGCCGAAGTTGGCGTCGATCTGGAAGATGGCCCGATCCCCGTTGCGGTACATGTCGAAGAAGTTCGCCGAGGTCCCGTTCTCGTTCGCGATGCTCGGCCGCATCACCGTCAGCAACAGCTGATACGCCCGATCCGCATCCCGCAGCCGTGCCCAGCAAGCAGATCGCCAGGCACACGCCCACCCGAAGCTCTCCATCCCCCGGACCTCCAGAAGCTTCCGGATGCCCTCGATGGTGGCCTTCGGCGACACATCATGGTTCATATGATCACCAGGGAAGAACCCGATCAGCGGCGACAGATGCCGGTGCGTGCGCTCGCCGATGTCGTCCGGATGCATCCACTCCTGCAGCATCCCGGTCTTCGGACTGACCTCCGGCAGGTACAACCGCTCCTGCAGATCCTTGACCTGCGCGGCGAACTCCTTGTCCCGCCCCAGTTTCGCCGCCGCGAGCTGGAGTTCGCGGAACAGTTCCCAGACGATCTCCTGGGCGTAGCTGATGCCCAGCGCGTCCTGCGGCCCGTGCTCCGGCGACCAGTCCTTGTCATCGACCAGCACCTGCCGGGTGCTGCCGTCCGGGTAGGTGTGCGTGATGGTGATCAGCCGCGCGGCCCAGAACTCGGCCGCGCCCTTGAGCAGTGGGTAGATCCGCTCCAGGTACTTGGCGTCCAGGGTGAACTCGTAGTGCTCCCACAGCGACTGGCACAGCCAGGCGTTGCCGGCCGGATGCCACCACCAGCCGAGGCCGCCGTTGGTGTTGGTGGAGAAGGCCACCGTCCACCCGGCGATCTTCCCGGTGGAGTTCCGGAACCGGTTGCGCGGATCGTTGTACAGCCGCTGGGTCTGCCTCGACCACTCCGGCAGCTGGGCCAGGCAGTACTCGGCCAGCGCGGGGAAACAGCGGCCGAGACCGGCGCGGTCGGTCAGCCAGTAGTTCATCTGGATGTTGATGTCGGTGTGGTAGTCGGCGTACCAGTCCGGCGAGTTGTTGTGCAGCCACAACCCTTGCAGGTTGATCGGCAGGCTGTCCCTGGACCCGGTGATCATCAGGTACCGGCCGAACTGGAGGTAGCTGGCCTCCAGCTCCGGGTCCGGCTGCCCGGGATTGGTGTGCCGCACGGCCAGCCGCGACCAGGAGTCCAGATTCCGTTGCGAGCGGCTGGATTCACCGAGGTCGACGGTCATCTTCCGGTACAGCGACTGGTAGTCGGCGACGTGCGTGTTGAGCAACGCGGTCCCGGCCACCTTGGCCTTGGCCAGCGCCCGGTCCCGGGCCACCGTCAGCGGTTCCACGGTGGTGTTCCGGAAGCCCTTGGCCGCGTCCGGCAGGTAGTCGGTGCCGCCGGAGACCACGATCAGCAGTTCCCGGCAGTCGGTGAAGGTCAGCTCGTTGCCGCTGACCGCGACCGTGCCGGTGTCGCTGAACGCGGTGACCACCGCGGCATAACGCAGTCCGTTGTCGAACCGGGCCTGCAGGGAGATCGTGCGCGTCCCCGCCTCGCCGGCGACGGTCTCCGTGCGGGTGGGCTCCAGCCGGATCCGTCCACTGTGGACACCACCACCGCGCTGGGTCAACCGCACCACGACCACGTCGTCCGGATGACTCGCGTAGGTCTCCCGCCGGTACTGCGCGCCCTTGACCCGGTAGGAGGCGGTGACCAGCCCGTTGCTCAGGTCCAGCCGCCGCCGGTAGTCGCCGACCGCGGCCTTGGTGTGCCCGGTGACCTGCACCCGCACCTTGGCCAGCAACCCGAACGACCCGAAGTCGTTGGGCCCGTACGGGAACTGCCCGTCATCCTGCAGCACGTCGTTGCGATGCCCGGTCCACAGGGTGGCATCGGTCAGGTACAGCACATCGTCGGCCGGATCGGACCCGACCAGCGCCCCCAGCCGGCCATTGCCGATCGGCAACCCCTGCTGGATGATCCGGCTCTCCTCGGCAGGCGCCGGGTACCACAGACTGGTCGCCTCGGACTCCGGCACCAGACTCACGCCCTGCGGCCGGGCCACCTCCTCTGCCTGTGCGATGAACGGCCGGACCCCGCTCAGCATCATCCCGGCGCCAACGGCGCCCGTGATGCGCAGGAAGTCCCGGCGCGACGGCGAGTCGGACATGGTCGAGTCCCTTCGATGGGCTGTGGCGGAAGGTCCACCCGAGGCTCGATGTGGTGGTGCGGCGCAGGAAAGATACGATCTCTTAACAGAACCGTCAACGGTCCGTAGGCGTCAGCCAAACAGAGCAACGCCGAAAAAGGCCCATCTGCCAGCACTTCTGTGCCGTCAGGTCGCGCCGGAACAAATCGGAATAGATCACCCGCGAACCGGGACACCTCCGATGGGTCAAGATGACCGGTCGTATTCATCGCCAACCAGAAAACCCCGGTGCACCCGCGCGATTCCTGCTGCGCGGGCACCCCGGGGCGGTTCACATCCTGCTGATCAGCGCTTCAGCGGCTCCGCCACATCCCAGCTCGAGTCGTGGTGGAAGTTCGCCTTGGTCTCGTACCACTCCGGCCCGTCGAACTTCGCCAGCCACACCTGGCTGTTGATGTGCCGGATGAACTTGCCGGGGAAGTTCCACGACTCCAGCGAGACCCCGGTGCCGCTGAGCCCGTCCTGGGCGCACCAGGTGGCGTCGGCGTTGAACAGGCCGGGGTCGCCAGAGGGGCCGTCCAGGCGCAGCCTGCCGCCGGCGTGCCGCAGGAAGTTGCCGGGGAAGTTGACCGACTCCAGGGAGTAGCAGCGGGCGTCGAGCCTGCCCGGCACCAGCCGGAAGGTGGCGTCGGCCCGGTCCAGTTCGGAGCTGCCCTGGGTGACCGGGGACAGGTTGCCCAGGCCGTTGGCGTGCCGGATGTGGTGGTTGCCGAGGCCGGGGTTGGTGGCGCGCAGGGACTTGCGGTCCTGGCCCGGCTGGGTCAGGTCGTGCCGGGCCTTGCCGACCACGGTGAGGAACCAGTGCTGGTCCGCCTCATGCCGGCTGGTCCCCTGGCTGACCGGGCTGCCCTCGCCGGTGGCGAAGTTCGCGGCCTCCAGCACCTTGTCCGTGCCGACGTTGCGCAGCTCGATCGAGCCCGCGCGCGCGGGCAGCGCCTCCCACCACAGCGAGCGGTCGGAGAAGTCGAGGCAGGCGCTCTGCACGACCTGGACGCCTGCCGCGTTCTGCCCGTTGAGCGGGCGCAGGCACTGGTGCTTGTTGTTCATGCTGCGCAGCGCGACCGTGTTCTCCGCCCGCTGCACGACCTCCCAGCGCTGGTTGGGCCCGGCGTGGCAGTTCGCGATCACGGTGTGGGTGTTGGGTTCCCAGCGCGCGAAGTAGACGTCGAGGCACTTCTGCGAGTGCACGCCGCGCAGTTCGACGATGTTGCCGTCGACCAGGC contains:
- a CDS encoding precorrin-8X methylmutase — protein: MTEYIKDGKEIYRRSFATIRAEADLAGLPPDVARVAVRMIHACGMVDLVADLGHSPGVVASARAALAAGAPILCDANMVAAGVTRRRLPADNEVLCFLGDPRVPELAASMGNTRSVAALELLRDKLGGAVVAIGNAPTALFHLLEMIAGGAPKPAAVLGIPVGFIGAAESKEALAANGLGLEYLVVRGRRGGSAMTAAAINAIASDEE
- a CDS encoding precorrin-2 C(20)-methyltransferase; the encoded protein is MSDLGRLYGVGLGPGDPELVTVKAARLIGAADVVVFHSARHGRSIARGIAEPYLRPGQIEEQLIYPVTTEDTEDYQGQIDQFYAESAERLATHLSAGRDVVVLAAGDPFFYGSYMHMHKRLAHRFPTEVVPGVTSVSGAAAVLGRPLVERDEVLTVLPGTLPQEELAEWLATTDSAAIMKLGRTFGAVREALHAAGRLDDAWYVERATTGRQRVAPLSEVDPEGVPYFSLALLPSQAHDTIESTPAESAKGPGEVVVVGLGPAGREWLTPQAQDALATADELVGYGPYLDRIPPNPRQRRHPSDNRVEAERAAFALDLAKSGSRVAVISSGDPGVFAMASAVLEVAGEEQFAEVPVRVLPGLTAAHAVASRVGAPLGHDYCVLSLSDRLKPWEIIESRLAAAAAADLVIAIYNPASRTRTWQVESARKTLLEHRSPDTPVVIGRDVGGPEESVRVVRLADLDPSTVDMRCLLLIGSSTTRFRTGPSGEPVVFTPRRYPA
- a CDS encoding cobalt-precorrin-6A reductase, which codes for MVARVVLVLGGTGEARRLAVALGEVDGLRVVSSLAGRVREPLLPVGEVRVGGFGGVRGLVDWLRERAVDLVVDATHPFAAIMTGNAAAATAELGLPLLVLRRPGWTEQVGDRWHWVSSIGEAAALLPSVGRRVLLTTGRRDLPAFANPELWFLSRSVDPPENHPDNVEILLDRGPYTVDGELELLRRQRIEVLVTKDSGGEQTAAKLTAARRLGVPVVIVRRPPVPAADTVATVAAAVEWVRRGSGVG
- a CDS encoding glycosyl hydrolase family 95 catalytic domain-containing protein, which codes for MSDSPSRRDFLRITGAVGAGMMLSGVRPFIAQAEEVARPQGVSLVPESEATSLWYPAPAEESRIIQQGLPIGNGRLGALVGSDPADDVLYLTDATLWTGHRNDVLQDDGQFPYGPNDFGSFGLLAKVRVQVTGHTKAAVGDYRRRLDLSNGLVTASYRVKGAQYRRETYASHPDDVVVVRLTQRGGGVHSGRIRLEPTRTETVAGEAGTRTISLQARFDNGLRYAAVVTAFSDTGTVAVSGNELTFTDCRELLIVVSGGTDYLPDAAKGFRNTTVEPLTVARDRALAKAKVAGTALLNTHVADYQSLYRKMTVDLGESSRSQRNLDSWSRLAVRHTNPGQPDPELEASYLQFGRYLMITGSRDSLPINLQGLWLHNNSPDWYADYHTDINIQMNYWLTDRAGLGRCFPALAEYCLAQLPEWSRQTQRLYNDPRNRFRNSTGKIAGWTVAFSTNTNGGLGWWWHPAGNAWLCQSLWEHYEFTLDAKYLERIYPLLKGAAEFWAARLITITHTYPDGSTRQVLVDDKDWSPEHGPQDALGISYAQEIVWELFRELQLAAAKLGRDKEFAAQVKDLQERLYLPEVSPKTGMLQEWMHPDDIGERTHRHLSPLIGFFPGDHMNHDVSPKATIEGIRKLLEVRGMESFGWACAWRSACWARLRDADRAYQLLLTVMRPSIANENGTSANFFDMYRNGDRAIFQIDANFGAPTAMLEMLLYSRPGVIEFLPALPGAWAKQGRVTGIGAKGGFEVDLAWRNGKVTSAVVRSVGGTSTELRAGGWRRQVSLRVGETLTVRPT
- a CDS encoding AbfB domain-containing protein, whose translation is MSKTRSRVVSAAIITAALTLLGTAQAHAISNGNQVEIGTYSFTAAFDQGDKRCSGALIDPQWVITSAACFDPNPAQEGNQLESGRPAQRTTVRFGGLGLAKARTAVREVAEFRLDEDRDVLMARLTDPVHDITPLAYRAGPVGEGEVVRAVGYGRTATQARPDRAHTALFTASALGANNFSLAAQSPANAAICDGDFGGPAFRERAGTPELLGVHTSSGQQGCQGVTGGTPGAAVARTDDLEPWISGLIKQGRQTPGLVDGNIVELRGVHSQKCLDVYFARWEPNTHTVIANCHAGPNQRWEVVQRAENTVALRSMNNKHQCLRPLNGQNAAGVQVVQSACLDFSDRSLWWEALPARAGSIELRNVGTDKVLEAANFATGEGSPVSQGTSRHEADQHWFLTVVGKARHDLTQPGQDRKSLRATNPGLGNHHIRHANGLGNLSPVTQGSSELDRADATFRLVPGRLDARCYSLESVNFPGNFLRHAGGRLRLDGPSGDPGLFNADATWCAQDGLSGTGVSLESWNFPGKFIRHINSQVWLAKFDGPEWYETKANFHHDSSWDVAEPLKR